The nucleotide sequence AACCCCTGATGAAGACACCGATTGATTAACAGATACTACAGGTTTTATGGCCATAGGACTATGGGAGAATGCAAAGAAATATCAATCCAGCTCGCCGAACATCATTATTATACTGATGAAAATTACAGATGCAGATGGTAATCTACCGCCTCTTTTGAGCTaatattgcactcaaccactcgAGTCTTGACCTGTTTCTAAGTCCCCTATTCTCCACCTGTTTAACTAACACTACAAAAAAAAATACAGGAAAGGCTTTACATTCATGCAAAACTATCAGAATGCaagggaaaaaaaaacaaaaagaatatACAATGGGCTTTCAGGTAAGGATGGCCAGGAAAAAGGCTAGCCATCCACATTTGCATTGCCTCTTAGTTTCATCTTGCAGGAGAGCTGCAAGGCCAACTTTGCCGAACTACGTGCAGACTATGTTCGCCTTCTCAGGTTTGTACCCTTTAGGATATATAAATACGGAGTCAACGCACAGGCCGCCTTTAGTATGTGTGCAATCTATCTGCATCATCGAGAACTTGAGTCTGATAGGCTCATCAGAGTCTGATACGACAAAATCACCAACATGGTAAAGCTTCCAGCCCCCTTGTTCATATAGATGCAGATAATATTCTGATGTGGCCTGCTGCTCATCAGAGGTTGTGAGCCGGAACCGTGTGGGCGTGACATCCCACCCGTGCACATGCTCAGTTCCACAAAGCCGACGACCAATGCGCCTATAGGGTCGACCCAGGTGAAGATGAAAAAAAACGCTGTAGGCACCATCAGGAAAGCAGAACTCAAGCTCCCCATGTACCTCAAGCCACCAAATCTGCTGAAGATAGGCAACACTATGGAATCTGCGATATCATAAAGAAGCAACTCATCAATCAGACATTCACCAGAAATCTGTAGAGCATATGTACAGTTTGTGCCAAAAATGATCTAACAAACGAATGTACACAGTGTTCAAAGTGTTCCATTTTCATAGATATATCAATAAGTGGATAAGAAATGCAGCAACAATCACATGCAAGAACCTCATAGGCAATTCTTACGATCATGTTCTCCAGTCTCCATCTCATATGCTAAAGCAATGTGAATTCCTACATACAAGAAACAACAAAGTATCTTCCACAGGAGTACTTGGTAATCCTCTAAAACACAGGCACACTCAACCAAAAAGTAGGAGATCAGGTAGGAAACAATAGTAGAAAGAATGAGGCTGCAATAAGAATTGCCAGTTTTTAGAAATAAGGAAAGCACAAACACCTTTCTAGGGCACTGAAATTATCTGCTCTGCCGCATCCTTAACTAAGGATCACGATTCATAAACCATAATGAATGGTTTCACTACTTCATCTCAAATGGCCTAGAGCATACCATGCTCTATAAAATGGAAATCACACGGATCCAAAACCATGTTAAAGAACAATTGGTGCAGAACAAGTCGATTTCCTATAAAAACTATTAACAGGGCTTTCTTTTTATTATTGATGAGCATAGAAGAACTGAATGGCAATAAGATACACTGAAATGATCAAATGAAATGTTCATTTGCTTACGACTTCGGCAAAAGGCATGTTTGTGAGAATTTTGGTGAAAGTTTTTTTTTCCCCATTTTCACCAATTACTACGAATGATTTTTGACCAATTCGAAGTTTTGCACCATCACAGAAGAACTGTAAACTGCTCATGATAAGCTAATCCCCGAGGACAACTAACGCAGTCAATTGGCAAACAAAAATTGCAACATTTGATAAACATAAGGTCAATTCTCTTCTCATGGTTGGGCTGAAgaagggggtggggtggggggggggggggggggggggtaagggAGGGTGTTAATAAGATGCAAAGAATTTGGACTTGTCAGCCAAGTATAGCCAACAAGGAATTGTATTTACAATCATGCAAAAGAGTAAATAATAGTTATATCAGTTTTTAGGTTTGAACTAACGTGTGTGAGAATGAACATTTGTCTGTTTAATGCCAAAACGTGTGAAAAGTggaacataaaacaaatgaaaggaAGTAACAAGAGTTCAACAGATTTTTAATATGATTTTTGGGGCagctaaatgaaaaaaaaaaaaatcactcaATAACTCTTGACAGTAGTGCTGCAAAACCCGAACTAAAATTGAAACTTTGAAGTGGTTGCAGCACTAACAATATAATGGAATGGGATTCATACATAAAAGAGAAGCTATACAAAACAACAGCCTCAAGAAAGAAGTACCTTGATTCCTCTGTGGCAAGGTGACTCCAGTACCTCCGATCATCTATCCCGGTAATAGTCATCgcctttgatgatatactgatgcAAAGACCTCCCTTGTTCTTCAGAATCCAGAATTCCTAAAATGGACAGCATGAATGACTGAGTATTAAGCAAAATAGACAATCTAAAGCAGACACGAGGCTAATAACAGAACCGCATCCATAGCAGATCAGCCCTAACAAACAAGCATAATACCTCCAGAGGAATGGAGGAATGATCAAATGAGTTACCTTTGTGCCGGCATCAAAGAGGGTGGGTCGGCACAGGCGAGCGTAAATTTCCTTCTTGGTCGCCGCAAGGGAGAAGCGCTTGCCATTGGCATCCCCATCGCCACGGCCCTCGTCATCGGCGGCCGCGGCTAGGGCCGCGAGGTAGCTGTAGTTGGCG is from Miscanthus floridulus cultivar M001 chromosome 7, ASM1932011v1, whole genome shotgun sequence and encodes:
- the LOC136463982 gene encoding F-box protein PP2-A13-like, producing MGAAGSSILGADGEWGETSLGDMPESCVAAVLLYLDPPEICQVARLNRAFRGAASADCVWAAKLPANYSYLAALAAAADDEGRGDGDANGKRFSLAATKKEIYARLCRPTLFDAGTKEFWILKNKGGLCISISSKAMTITGIDDRRYWSHLATEESRFHSVAYLQQIWWLEVHGELEFCFPDGAYSVFFHLHLGRPYRRIGRRLCGTEHVHGWDVTPTRFRLTTSDEQQATSEYYLHLYEQGGWKLYHVGDFVVSDSDEPIRLKFSMMQIDCTHTKGGLCVDSVFIYPKGYKPEKANIVCT